A single window of Colletes latitarsis isolate SP2378_abdomen chromosome 4, iyColLati1, whole genome shotgun sequence DNA harbors:
- the LOC143341092 gene encoding serine/threonine-protein kinase VRK1 gives MAPRRAEDIHVKRVAALGCKLPEQLPAGEILTDITQNKWKLGHTIGYGGFGDIYLASNDIYAPVREDAKYVIKIEPHNNGPLFVEMNFYIRAARKDMIENWCKSQGKRRIGVPTYEGSGSHIYQGQKYRFLVIPRFGIDIGKLFISNGGKLPMKFVNRLTIQMLDALEYIHSRGYAHADIKGSNILLSLSKEDINAKRSQAHLVDYGLAYRFRTGLGIHKPFVHDERRAHEGTLEFTSRDAHHGTHSRRGDLETLGYNVLQWLSGKLPWEKEDGSLTMDPEEVHAQKEILLSNIPLFMHKCFPYKKKPPAAIVEYMTYITELGFETKPNYSYLRSLFQTGSNQKNDVPTCLYRVRESNENISCPISFKRPYLRERKPCKPVNGEIRITRNTQPKPPIERKEFCWEAVLALHPDKLAKITVQTLPSSLTPPTPLTPPPSPPPPSLPTYAMLSVIQRMKERQSGALRYRSLPKSTDDLKAKWMTPAMEQIVQMRKKIPSPLSLSKVSPRLTRSRVAKLKRLGNKKSHKKIHSNKRRKCPSS, from the exons ATGGCACCGAGACGAGCTGAAGACATTCATGTTAAAAGAGTGGCAGCTTTAGGTTGCAAGTTACCTGAACAATTACCAGCAGGAGAAATACTTACAGATATTACTCAAAACAAATGGAAATTAGGACATACAATAGGATATGGTGGATTTGGTGACATATATTTag CATCAAATGATATTTATGCACCTGTAAGAGAGGATGCaaaatatgttataaaaattgaaCCACATAATAATGGTCCATTATTTGTTGAAATGAACTTTTACATAAGAGCAGCTCGTAAAGATATGA TTGAGAATTGGTGTAAATCACAAGGAAAAAGACGAATAGGTGTTCCAACATATGAAGGATCTGGCTCTCATATATATCAaggtcaaaaatatagatttttagtaattccAAGATTTGGTATAGATATTGGAAAATTGTTTATATCGAATGGAGGAAAGTTACCTATGAAATTTGTTAATAGGCTAACTATTCAAATG TTAGATGCTCTTGAATATATTCATAGTCGAGGATATGCTCATGCAGATATTAAGGgatcaaatattttattatcattGAGCAAGGAAGACATCAATGCAAAAAGATCACAGGCACATTTAGTTGATTATGGGTTGGCCTATCGTTTTCGTACAGGATTAGGTATACATAAACCATTTGTTCACGATGAAAGAAGAGCACACGAAGGAACATTAGAATTTACATCAAGAGATGCACACCATGGAA CACATTCAAGAAGAGGAGATTTAGAAACTTTAGGATATAATGTATTGCAATGGTTATCTGGTAAATTACCCTGGGAGAAAGAAGATGGCAGTTTGACAATGGATCCAGAAGAAGTCCATGCGCAAAAAGAAATTTTACTCTCAAATATACCATTGTTTATGCATAAATGTTTTCCTTATAAGAAAAAACCACCTG ctgCCATTGTGGAATACATGACTTATATTACTGAATTGGGATTCGAAACTAAACCTAACTATTCCTATCTACGTAGTCTATTTCAAACTGGTTCGAACCAAAAAAATGACGTTCCTACATGTTTATATCGTGTAAGAGAATCTAATGAAAATATTTCTTGTCCCATCTCTTTCAAACGACCGTATTTAAGAGAAAGAAAGCCATGTAAACCTGTTAACGGCGAG ATACGTATAACACGAAATACGCAACCTAAACCTCCAATTGAAAGAAAAGAGTTTTGTTGGGAAGCAGTATTAGCATTACATCCTGATAAACTTGCAAAAATTACTGTACAAACTCTGCCTTCGTCACTCACTCCCCCAACACCGCTTACTCCACCACCATCTCCACCACCTCCATCCTTACCTACATATGCTATGTTAAGTGTAattcaaagaatgaaagaaagaCAATCTGGGGCATTGCGATACAGATCACTACCAAAATCCACAGA CGATCTTAAGGCGAAGTGGATGACACCAGCCATGGAACAAATTGTTCAAATGAGAAAGAAGATTCCATCACCGCTTTCTTTATCTAAAGTTTCACCGCGTTTGACTCGTTCCCGAGTGGCTAAATTAAAGC GACTTGGGAATAAGAAATCACACAAGAAAATACACAGTAATAAAAGAAGGAAATGTCCATCATCATAA
- the LOC143340845 gene encoding putative inactive tyrosine-protein kinase Wsck — protein MIVLSLVFYFCSHVLSQKYEGCFRSSVLDPDLPTPISNRDSIPAECIKKCRSRYYMFAGLMNGQDCFCGSNYGRKGISTSCTYPCTADPNNYCGSQEAMSIYSTGQKGPSPPRRIEIIHNGLDSLQITWEPPNISNGNITSYTLKAAVIETHASDLLPVVESQVQGGTINNITLRDLQPGTKYNISIIATNTQGNSEPAYISGWTLIAPPNKPIMPKVIEQTSTTITVLLSEGNSEYGPVSSYQVFVVQSGVIPPSSPNIMYYNYEKSKQEGLAYYITGEFESSEFYKYKRFTVGDGKMIGRYYNAPLNTQTNPQIGLAVISRFQREVQFAYSDLISNLKSYGKNENTKMDTTTIILCVAIGLLGALLVALIVLYFVLRQRHEKFRMQKLPEQQELTLQGPLYEIDNMAYIPEDVPERTNHYQELKNKVWTIPQNVLTISDTIIRRGRFGATHTGTVEKDGKSCTVAIHIIADRVLKASEKRNMLRELDVCIRACPMKYLADLVGTCETDNTLYVVLELPLQTLKNRLLAARSGNTFPVNQILPMGSMIASALQHLENCKIVHDYLCARSVGLCNDWTPKLMGYGIAKYAIEDIKYTRWTAIECFGNKKKQLPAVIWAFGVLLWEMLSMGGTPYSNLVLESEVEEAVERGVRLPQLLDTPDPLYEVMSSCWHVESEERPTFSELTRLDTLSICPITTITEPCIPELELN, from the exons atgatAGTATTATCGTTAGTTTTTTATTTCTGCAGTCATGTACTTAGTCAAAAATACGAGGGTTGTTTTCGGAGTTCTGTGTTAGATCCGGATTTACCAACCCCGATATCAAATCGTGATAGTATACCAGCAGAATGTATCAAAAAGTGTCGTTCTCGTTATTACAT GTTTGCTGGATTAATGAATGGTCAAGACTGTTTTtgcggtagtaattatggtagaaAAGGTATATCTACTTCTTGTACTTATCCTTGCACTGCTGATCCAAATAATTATTGCGGCAGTCAGGAAGCAATGAGTATTTATTCAACTGGACAAAAAG GTCCTAGCCCACCAAGAAGAATAGAAATAATTCACAATGGTCTAGATAGTTTACAAATTACATGGGAACCACCCAACATATCTAATGGAAATATTACATCTTATACTTTGAAAGCAGCAGTTATTGAAACACATGCTTCTGATCTATTACCAGTTGTAGAAAGTCAAGTGCAAGGGGGAACTATAAACAATATTACTTTACGAGATCTACAACCAGGCacaaaatataatatatctATCATAGCAACTAACACTCAAGGAAATAGCGAGCCCGCGTATATTTCAGGATGGACACTAATTGCCCCACCTAATAAACCAATTATGCCAAAAGTAATAGAACAAACAAGTACTACCATAACTGTCTTATTATCAGAAGGAAATAGCGAATATGGACCTGTTAGCTCATATCAAGTATTTGTTGTTCAGTCTGGTGTAATACCTCCATCAAGTCCTAATATTATGTACTATAATTATGAAAAATCAAAGCAAGAAGGTTTAGCATATTATATTACAGGAGAATTTGAATCTTctgaattttataaatataaaaggtTTACAGTCGGTGATGGAAAAATGATTGGAAGATATTACAATGCACCTCTGAATACTCAAACAAATCCTCAGATAGGTTTAGCAGTGATATCTAGATTTCAAAGAGAAGTGCAATTTGCTTATTCAGACTTGATTAGCAACTTAAAAAGTTATGGTAAAAATGAGAATACCAAAATGGATACAACAACGATCATACTTTGTGTTGCAATTGGTCTTTTAGGGGCATTGCTTGTAGCTTTAATAGTATTGTATTTTGTATTGCGACAACGTCATGAAAAATTTCGTATGCAAAAGCTTCCAGAACAACAAGAACTTACGTTACAAGGACCACTATACGAAATTGACAATATGGCGTACATTCCAGAAGATGTACCGGAAAGAACAAATCATTACCAAGAATTAAAAAACAAGGTATGGACCATACCACAAAACGTATTAACAATTAGTGACACTATAATACGTAGAGGACGATTTGGTGCTACTCACACAGGTACAGTGGAGAAAGATGGGAAATCTTGTACTGTAGCAATTCATATTATAGCTGACAGAGTATTAAAAGCATCAGAGAAAAGGAATATGTTACGAGAATTGGATGTTTGTATTAGAGCATGCCCTATGAAATATCTTGCAGATCTAGTAGGAACTTGCGAAACGGATAATACATTGTATGTTGTACTAGAGTTGCCACttcaaacattaaaaaatcGATTGTTGGCTGCAAGATCCGGAAATACATTTCCAGTTAATCAGATTCTACCTATGGGATCTATGATAGCATCTGCTTTACAACAtcttgaaaattgcaaaattgtaCATGATTATCTGTGCGCGCGTAGCGTAGGTCTATGCAACGATTGGACACCTAAATTAATGGGTTACGGTATTGCTAAGTATGCTATAGAAGATATAAAATACACTCGATGGACTGCCATTGAATGTTTTGGTAATAAAAAAAAGCAATTGCCAGCAGTAATTTGGGCGTTTGGTGTACTTTTATGGGAAATGCTCAGTATGGGTGGTACACCATATTCTAATCTTGTACTTGAAAGCGAAGTAGAAGAAGCAGTTGAGCGAGGAGTTAGATTACCGCAATTATTAGATACTCCTGACCCGCTTTACGAAGTTATGTCGTCTTGTTGGCATGTCGAAAGTGAAGAAAGACCAACATTTTCAGAACTTACAAGATTG gaTACTTTAAGCATCTGTCCTATTACAACAATTACAGAACCATGCATCCCAGAATTAGAATTAAATTAA
- the Wtrw gene encoding ankyrin repeat domain 61 water witch has product MANHSQIAASSLPKKKVQVEQIVDIENVAVSIPRVPKRTTVSSLILARWLASKSTPPRTEAETGWSTDERSLNYGTPPPIEEPHCYSVCASESSCTEEFNCTLQVNKDIIRNRLIEHMRYVGGRLQLLDDLEMNKLDLDDPKRVATVYKREEINTLLLYASFVGQVDLIAALHKCGADLNYSEQGQGLAPLHLCAFSNSLEGVQYLLTNGANMYLEQTHTPFHYAAFGNASRVVQHFLQLGISQESPLGEETVLHAAARSNASNVLKLLAPNNPTLNDLDCNGYAAIHHVADKGDPACLTMLLDAGCHLDLMTKKGDTALHLAAEASCVEIVDLLVEHGANVHLKNHRGQTALHIASRSHCLECVEILLKKGGCDPNVEDNDGRTSLHLALGRSLLAYEVTEFLVTWKANVNKTDKYGYTPLHIAALNELSQCVDILIQRGADLSARTKGGTSALSIILRKTPTSLNVFKQRLNTSITLHQHGSATGEIELRLDFHPLLMHQQQGEIRYLGTFVKEGYKEILEHPLCQAFLHLKWQKIRKYYVGRLVFYLFYVLILTGWVMTALAHNCYNESHGQLDNTQPPLCANTTGINGFLYRHPALLEMEWYALMVLTILEAIRKLTSIPTYLSVRQFFAQAENMVEWCVILSVFATSFIYTGRTYAWQSHVGAFAVLCGWSNLMLMIGQLPIFGAYVAMFTSVQAQVFKLLLAYACLLVGFTASFCVIFPRSKSFSSPHIGLIKVLVMMTGELNFEDLFFPIEEDGKPTDAGGTSWILLQLSAQLSFVLFLLFVTIVLMNLLVGIAVHDIKGLQKTAGLAKLVRQTKLIYDVETALFLGLMPKRLTKFLRWTALLLPSPLRAVLTVRPLNPRETRLPRDLLSAAHKVAKERKNASGTLCSRKSNSTTYTYLKSEPYSTIHRRLPEEDAFIEDSTIKGELEELKRICERNQTLLQDLIMALVSDKQHSTSKEEDETNRLERSSEEIHDSRECLVLRRSSFIVSSDGEKKNSTDEMEDKRTHESTSKVPKINVQRPSSMVDEERSRRYSLTSLRDRRLSFDEKDCRRTIEAGDKEAQENVDKTITTRMKSLASHEKRTRHYSLTRLKNRRSCIYFDEEKHDSAGTDNGSINEIVNNKTTQTLRMPSTRDGKTRHCSMSNLNDRSNDHLSTRLASTFRSVRYRHTSNSQKIVINDTPVVDSANDHIEIDAGTPPPADESLFYDNLDVFRQAQVNGNDLRSIMWSIVTPAEMKLLLELEKCNALPELPTGERIRNIIYVWCCYRGLIHLLPKLEQLGANLEYTESRTGMNAILAASLSGNVACIKHLIKKGADVNCRNPINHYTALHFAVLGKSLDAAQVLLDNGAKPSTYLYQEILEPVLHSAIRAGAIEIVKLLLDRGTSVVEKNHMGETPLHVACFVQSMECVELLLKSPGTNINAVDRAHRTPLHFAVMTTHSSAKLVEVLLKHGALMNAADKTGFTPLHVAALNEQSHCVDVLIWAGADVSATTSAGLSALNIILRKIPESLQVFRQRLDASITLSRPVPHNREFEMRLHFDLLFPSDNQCETSFINTFVQERRKDLLSHPLVMAFLHLKWEKIRKFYLLRIMLYAMTVICMTTYVLTALAYKCYNYDEANSLKICSSKRLSGFLFRRPVIEIQWYLLLIFTCISIPRKIFGFMVYTSAKQYFSNIDNVLDGVVIISVFVTSFVYTGRTYDWQNYVGAFAILCAWTNLMLMVGQLPAFGTYVAMFTHIQFEFAKLLLAYSGLLIGFTVSFCVIFVGEPSFGNPFTGLIKVLAMMAGELDFEGLITQIDDKTKGPFVIYHPLSVCSQILFTLFIVFVTVILMNLLVGIAVHDIQGLRNHAGLTKLVRQTKLILFTEMVLHNSSIPYAFRKWMSDHKINVENRKRVLVVKPLNPLEKRLPKDILKAAYEVAQKNIPFMNDDNISLSDHVMWMRQQSEENSDSNLQLVIENLTNKLQSYEDTIKLLKEQLLNTNKTLENVIQNLAKEKKN; this is encoded by the exons ATGGCGAACCATTCGCAGATCGCAGCTTCGTCGCTGCCAAAGAAGAAGGTACAAGTGGAACAGATCGTCGACATTGAGAACGTAGCGGTGTCCATTCCACGCGTTCCAAAGCGTACGACCGTGTCTTCTCTGATTCTGGCTCGATGGCTAGCGTCGAAGAGCACGCCGCCGCGCACGGAAGCGGAAACGGGCTGGTCGACAGACGAACGGAGTCTGAACTATGGTACACCGCCTCCGATAGAAGAGCCTCATTGTTATTCAGTGTGCGCCAGCGAAAGCTCCTGTACCGAAGAGTTTAATTGCACGTTGCAGGTCAACAAAGATATAATCAGGAATCGTCTGATAGAGCACATGAGATACGTGGGTGGTCGGTTGCAGCTGTTAGACGACCTAGAGATGAACAAACTAGACTTAGACGATCCGAAGCGTGTCGCGACCGTATACAAACGAGAGGAAATAAACACTCTCTTACTTTACGCCAGCTTTGTCGGTCAAGTGGACCTTATCGCTGCTCTGCATAAGTGCGGAGCAGATTTAAATTATTCGGAGCAGGGACAAGGTCTCGCTCCGCTGCACCTGTGCGCGTTCAGCAATTCTTTGGAAGGCGTGCAATACCTATTAACCAATGGCGCTAATATGTACTTGGAACAAACTCACACTCCGTTTCATTATGCCGCTTTTGGGAATGCTTCTAGAGTAGTTCAGCATTTTCTTCAGCTGGGTATCAGTCAGGAATCTCCATTGGGGGAAGAGACTGTTTTGCATGCTGCGGCCAGATCGAACGCTTCGAACGTGTTAAAATTATTAGCACCGAATAATCCGACTCTGAACGACTTGGATTGCAACGGTTACGCTGCTATACACCATGTGGCGGATAAAGGGGATCCTGCTTGCTTGACGATGCTTTTAGACGCCGGTTGTCATCTAGACCTAATGACCAAGAAGGGCGACACTGCTCTGCATTTAGCGGCGGAGGCTAGCTGCGTGGAAATCGTCGATTTGTTGGTGGAACATGGCGCGAACGTTCATTTGAAAAATCACAGAGGTCAGACGGCCTTGCACATAGCCTCTCGTTCTCATTGCTTGGAATGCGTGGAGATACTGCTGAAAAAAGGTGGCTGCGATCCTAACGTCGAAGACAACGACGGCAGAACGTCTCTGCACCTCGCTTTAGGAAGATCTTTATTGGCTTACGAGGTTACCGAATTCCTCGTCACTTGGAAGGCGAACGTGAACAAAACTGATAAATATGGCTATACGCCACTTCATATCGCAGCTTTGAACGAATTGTCGCAATGCGTGGACATACTGATACAACGCGGAGCAGACTTGAGCGCCAGAACGAAGGGTGGAACGAGCGCGTTGTCTATCATCTTGCGCAAAACCCCAACGTCATTGAACGTCTTTAAGCAGAGACTGAACACCTCTATAACGCTGCATCAACATGGATCCGCCACGGGAGAAATAGAGCTTCGTCTGGACTTTCATCCTCTGTTGATGCACCAGCAACAAGGTGAGATCAGATACCTTGGCACTTTCGTGAAGGAAGGATACAAAGAGATTCTGGAACATCCGCTCTGCCAGGCATTCCTACATTTGAAATGGCAGAAGATCCGGAAGTATTACGTGGGCAGGCTGGTCTTTTACTTGTTTTACGTTCTAATACTCACTGGTTGGGTAATGACTGCTTTAGCGCATAACTGTTACAACGAGTCGCACGGCCAATTAGACAATACTCAGCCGCCATTATGTGCAAATACCACCGGTATAAACGGTTTTCTTTATCGACATCCCGCTCTCCTGGAGATGGAATGGTACGCATTAATGGTGTTGACTATTCTCGAAGCGATCCGTAAGCTGACCAGCATTCCGACATACCTGTCGGTCCGCCAGTTTTTCGCTCAGGCCGAAAACATGGTGGAGTGGTGCGTCATATTGAGTGTATTCGCCACTTCGTTTATCTACACAGGTAGAACGTACGCGTGGCAGAGCCACGTGGGAGCATTCGCAGTGCTCTGCGGCTGGAGCAACCTTATGCTAATGATTGGCCAACTACCGATATTCGGTGCGTACGTAGCGATGTTCACTAGCGTTCAAGCACAAGTGTTCAAGCTTCTTTTGGCGTATGCATGTCTATTGGTAGGCTTTACCGCGAGTTTCTGCGTAATCTTCCCACGCTCGAAATCGTTCAGCAGTCCGCACATCGGCCTAATTAAGGTCCTTGTAATGATGACTGGAGAACTGAATTTCGAGGATCTATTCTTCCCCATAGAGGAAGATGGTAAGCCTACAGATGCTGGCGGCACATCTTGGATTCTACTTCAGTTATCCGCTCAATTGTCATTCGTACTGTTCCTCTTGTTCGTCACCATTGTACTGATGAACCTGCTGGTGGGAATAGCTGTTCATGATATAAAAGGCCTGCAAAAAACAGCAGGATTAGCCAAACTCGTTCGCCAAACGAAACTCATCTACGACGTTGAGACTGCTCTTTTTTTAGGCCTAATGCCAAAACGGCTAACGAAGTTTTTGCGATGGACAGCTCTGCTGTTACCGTCACCTCTGAGAGCAGTTTTGACAGTTCGACCACTTAATCCGAGAGAGACTAGATTGCCTCGCGATTTGCTTTCCGCCGCTCACAAGGTCGCCAAAGAACGTAAAAACGCGTCCGGAACATTATGCAGCCGAAAGAGCAACAGCACGACGTACACGTATCTCAAGAGCGAGCCATATTCGACGATTCATCGTCGTTTACCCGAGGAAGACGCCTTTATCGAGGATAGCACGATCAAAGGAGAATTAGAGGAGCTCAAGAGGATCTGCGAAAGAAATCAAACGCTTCTCCAGGACCTTATAATGGCCCTGGTATCGGACAAACAGCACAGTACGAGCAAAGAAGAGGATGAAACTAAT CGATTGGAACGTTCATCCGAGGAGATCCACGATAGTAGAGAGTGCCTTGTGTTACGTCGCAGTTCCTTCATCGTCTCGTCCGacggcgagaaaaaaaattccaccGACGAAATGGAAGACAAACGAACGCACGAGAGCACGAGCAAAGTGCCGAAAATTAACGTACAAAGGCCATCGTCGATGGTAGACGAGGAAAGATCGCGGCGTTATTCGTTAACGAGTTTAAGAGATCGCCGTCTTTCGTTCGACGAGAAGGATTGCCGGAGAACGATAGAGGCAGGGGATAAAGAAGCTCAAGAAAATGTCGATAAAACGATCACGACAAGGATGAAATCGTTGGCGAGCCACGAGAAGAGGACAAGACATTATTCGTTGACAAGATTAAAGAACCGTCGTTCCTGCATCTACTTCGACGAAGAGAAACACGATTCGGCGGGGACGGATAATGGCTCCATTAATGAAATTGTCAATAATAAAACGACGCAAACGTTGAGAATGCCTTCTACTCGCGACGGGAAAACGAGGCATTGTTCCATGTCGAACTTAAACGACCGATCCAACGATCATCTTTCCACGAGATTGGCCTCGACGTTCAGATCGGTCAGGTATCGACACACGAGCAACTCGCAGAAGATTGTGATCAACGACACCCCTGTCGTGGATTCTGCGAACGACCATATAGAAATTGACGCTGGTACACCTCCGCCAGCCGACGAGTCCCTCTTCTACGACAATCTCGACGTGTTCAGGCAAGCACAGGTAAACGGTAACGATCTTCGATCGATAATGTGGTCGATCGTTACGCCCGCGGAAATGAAGCTGCTGCTCGAATTGGAGAAATGCAACGCGTTACCGGAGCTACCCACAGGAGAGAGAATAAGAAATATCATTTACGTGTGGTGCTGTTACCGTGGCCTGATCCATTTGTTACCGAAATTGGAACAATTAGGCGCGAATCTCGAATACACAGAGTCCCGTACAGGCATGAACGCCATTCTCGCAGCTTCTCTGAGCGGGAACGTAGCGTGCATCAAACACCTGATAAAGAAGGGCGCCGATGTAAACTGCAGAAACCCGATCAATCACTATACCGCCCTTCATTTCGCTGTTCTTGGAAAATCTCTGGATGCGGCGCAAGTGCTACTTGATAACGGCGCGAAACCGAGCACGTATCTCTATCAGGAGATTCTCGAGCCCGTGTTGCATTCCGCTATCAGAGCAGGAGCGATAGAAATCGTGAAATTATTGCTGGACCGCGGTACGAGCGTCGTGGAGAAAAATCACATGGGCGAGACGCCGTTGCACGTGGCTTGCTTCGTCCAGTCGATGGAGTGCGTCGAATTGCTGCTGAAGTCCCCTGGCACCAACATAAACGCGGTGGACAGAGCCCACAGAACTCCTCTTCACTTCGCTGTGATGACCACGCATTCGTCCGCGAAGCTCGTAGAAGTGTTGCTGAAGCACGGAGCGTTGATGAACGCCGCGGACAAAACGGGCTTCACTCCTCTTCACGTGGCCGCGTTGAACGAACAATCCCACTGTGTCGACGTTTTAATTTGGGCAGGCGCGGATGTAAGCGCAACAACCAGCGCAGGGTTGTCCGCTCTGAACATTATACTCCGAAAGATACCCGAATCTCTGCAAGTCTTTCGACAGAGGCTCGACGCCTCCATAACGCTCAGCAGACCCGTGCCTCACAACAGAGAGTTCGAGATGAGGCTGCACTTCGACCTGCTCTTTCCCAGCGACAACCAGTGCGAGACCAGCTTCATCAACACCTTCGTTCAGGAACGCCGCAAAGACTTGCTGTCGCACCCCTTGGTGATGGCTTTCCTGCACCTGAAATGGGAGAAGATTCGAAAATTCTATCTGCTCAGGATCATGCTGTACGCCATGACCGTGATCTGCATGACCACGTACGTCCTCACCGCGTTAGCGTACAAATGTTACAATTACGACGAGGCGAACAGCTTGAAGATCTGCAGCAGCAAGCGTCTCTCTGGATTTCTCTTCAGGCGGCCGGTGATCGAGATCCAATGGTACCTGTTGTTAATCTTCACGTGTATCTCCATTCCCAGGAAGATATTCGGCTTCATGGTCTACACGTCGGCGAAACAGTATTTCTCCAACATCGACAACGTACTGGATGGCGTCGTGATAATTAGCGTGTTCGTCACGTCATTCGTGTACACGGGTCGCACGTACGATTGGCAAAATTACGTTGGAGCGTTCGCGATACTATGCGCGTGGACGAACTTGATGCTGATGGTCGGTCAGTTGCCAGCATTCGGCACCTACGTGGCGATGTTTACTCATATACAGTTCGAGTTTGCGAAATTGCTGCTGGCTTACTCCGGTCTGCTGATAGGATTTACCGTCAGTTTTTGTGTTATATTCGTCGGGGAACCGTCTTTCGGCAATCCTTTCACCGGTCTCATCAAAGTGCTGGCGATGATGGCCGGCGAGCTAGACTTCGAGGGACTCATCACCCAGATCGACGATAAAACCAAAGGACCGTTCGTTATTTATCATCCGCTATCGGTGTGCTCTCAAATCCTCTTTACTTTGTTCATCGTGTTCGTTACCGTGATCCTGATGAATCTGCTCGTCGGTATCGCTGTCCACGATATCCAAGGATTAAGAAATCACGCCGGGCTCACGAAACTCGTACGTCAGACAAAATTAATCCTTTTCACCGAGATGGTTCTGCACAACAGTTCGATCCCTTACGCTTTCCGGAAATGGATGTCGGACCATAAGATCAACGTGGAGAACAGAAAAAGGGTTCTGGTGGTGAAACCGTTGAACCCTTTGGAGAAGAGATTGCCAAAAGATATCCTAAAAGCGGCTTACGAGGTGGCCCAGAAGAACATACCGTTTATGAACGATGATAACATCAGTCTGAGCGATCACGTGATGTGGATGAGACAACAGAGCGAGGAGAATTCTGACTCTAATTTACAACTAGTCATTGAAAATCTAACTAATAAGCTACAGTCCTACGAGGATACTATCAAGTTACTAAAGGAGCAGCTCTTAAACACTAATAAAACGCTGGAGAATGTTATACAGAATCTGGcgaaggaaaagaaaaattga